Sequence from the Corallococcus sp. EGB genome:
TCCGGACGCGGAGGCGTTCCGCGACCAGCCGCCCAAGCCCGGCAACCCACCGGACCTGGTGCTGCCCACGTTCGAGCAGGCGAAGCTGGACAACGGCCTCACCGTCATCGTCAGCACGCGCAAGGAATTGCCGCTGGTGTTCGTGGGCATCGCCTTCGCCGCGGGCGTGTCGCAGGAGCCCCCCGCGAAGCTGGGCATCGCGGACCTGTCCTACCGCATGCTGCTGGAGGGCGCGGGCAAGCGCGACACGGTGGCGCTGGACAACGCGTTCGCGGACCTGGGCGTGTCGCCCGCGATGTCGGTGGACCCCGACGGCGCCTTCGTGGGCGCGCGCGTGCTCACGACCAACGTGGACGCGGCGATGAGCCTGCTGTCGGACGTCGTCCTGCGGCCCACCTTCGACCCCAAGGCCTTCGAGCGGCGCAAGAAGCAGCAGCTGGGTGAGCTGGTGCGCCGCATGGGCGACCCGAACTTCCTGGCGCAGCAGGCCTACTACGAGGCCGTGTTCGGCGCGGATCACCCGTACGGCCACACGTCCGGCGGCACGCCGAAGACGGTGGAGTCGCTCACGCTGGCGGACGCGAAGAACTTCTACACGAAGAACACGGGCCCTCGCGCCGCGGCGCTCATCATGACGGGCGACGTGACGCTCCAGCAGGCGGTGGCGTGGGGCAAGAAGTACTTCGGCGGATGGAAGGGCGGGGCGGTGGCGCCCAAGCCGCCACCCGCGCCGGCCGCGCCTCCGCGTCAGCAGGTGCGCGTGGTGCCCAAGCCGGGCCTGGAGCAGACGGTGGTGCTGGTGGGCCGTCCCGGCCTCGCCTCGGGCCACCCGGACGAGTACCCGCTGGAGCTGGCCACCACGGTGTTCGGCGGCTTCTTCGGCAGCCGGCTCAACATGAACATCCGCGAGGACAAGGGCTACAGCTACGGCGCCAACGCGCACCTGGGTACGCGCCTGGGCGTGGGTCCGCTCACCGCGTACGCGGCCGTGCGGCGCGACGTGACGGGGCCGGCGCTCAGCGAGTTCATCAAGGAGCTGGCCGGCATCAAGTCCAACCCCATCACGGAGAAGGAGCTGGCCGCCGCGCGCGAGGGCCTCATCCGCGCGTTCCCGGGCGCCTTCGAGACGGTGGAGGGCCTGGGTGGCAGCGCCGCGCAGCTCTACTTCCACCGCCGCCCCATGGACGAGTTCAAGCGCACCGTGGAGGGGCTGCAGAACGCCAGCGCCGCGGAGGTGCAGCGCGTGGCCGAGTTCTACCTGGACCCCGCCAACATGCAGGTGGTGCTCGTGGGCGACCCGCTGGTCATCCAGGAGCAGGTGACGCCGCTGAACCTGGGCAAGCTCACGCTGGTGGAGCCGCCGGCGTCGGAGCCTGCTTCCAGGTAGCGGAGCGCTTCCCTTCGAGGCGGTGAAGCCGGGGTCCCGACGTGGGTGTCGGGGCCCCGGTTTTTTTCATTCCCGGGTGGGCTCGTTCTCTTCCTGGCGGGCCTCGGCCTTGCGGCGGCCGCGCTCCTCGCGCTCCTCGTCGTCGATGTCGTCGATGACGCTCTGCGGGTTGTTGCGGGGGCCTCCAACGGGGCCGTCGCTGTCGAAGGCGAACTTCTCCTCCTCGGAGGAGTGCTTGGCGTCGTCCGCGTACAGGGGCTTGGTGTCGTCCGCCTCCAGCCCCCTCTCCACGCGGTCCTTGGCGAAGCCGGGCTTGTGGGCGGTGTCGCTCTTCTTGTGGGTGGCCATGGTTGCTCCTGAAGGGGGTGGGACAGCTCACACCCGTTCAATCTCCGCAGCCCGGGGTGCATGCACCACGGTGGAGACCACGGAGCGGGGGGCTGGTCGCCTGCCTCCTGACCTGGGCGCGCGGAAGCGGCTAGGATGGGGACTCCATGGCCGGACGCAGCGGGGACAGCCAGCGGCACGAGGGGACGACGTCCTCCGCGGGCGCGCGCGTGCGGACCGTCCTGACCGAGACTCACACTCGCACCGGCCTGACTCCTCGCGGAGCGCGGACCGCCTGACTTCCGAAGTGGACCTGCCACCCGGTCCCCCTTCTGAACCCGGCCCCGCGCTCCTCCCGAGCGCGGGGCTTTTTCGTCTCCCCACCGCAGTCAGCCGCCACCACCGAGGACCCGCATGACGCCGCTTCCGATGTGCCGCCCCAGCCACCGAGTCCCGCCGTTCCGGAAGGAGGCCGTGTCATGCGCGTGATGAAATTCGGTGGCACCAGTGTCGGTGATGCGGAGCGGATGCGCGGCGTGGTGGCGCTGGTGGAGGAGGCGCGCAAGACCGAGCGGGTGATGGTGGTGGCGTCCGCCGTGTCGGGCATCACCAACCTGCTGGTGGAGGCCGCGAAGGTGGCCCAGGAGGGCGAGTCCGTACAGGAGGCCTGCGCCCGGTTCGATGACACGCACTCCGCCATCGCGAAGGTGCTGAGCGCGGACCTGAAGCCCGCGCAGACGCGGCCGCTCGCGGAGGGGCTGGTGGCCCTGGGGGTCGAGCTGCGTGGGTTGTTGCAGGGCGTGGGGCTCTTGCGCGAGTGCTCGCCGTCGGTGCTGGCGCACCTGTCGGGGCTGGGGGAGCGGGCGTCGTGCCTGCTGCTCGCGGCGCTGCTGGAGGCGCGGGGCCTGGCGCCCGTGAGCGTGGACCCGAGGCGGGTGCTGGTGTGTTCGGGGGATCCGCTGCAGGCGACGCCCCGGGTGGAGGAGATCCGCGCGCGGTTCGCGGCGCTGCGGGAGGACGGGCCGGGGCTGATGTTGATGCCGGGCTTCTTCGGTGGGGACGCGCGCGGCAAGACGATGTCGCTGGGGCGGGGTGGGTCGGACTACTCGGCGGCGCTGGTGGCGGCGGCGCTGGACGCGCGGCTGTTGGAGATCTGGACGGACGTGGACGGCATCTTCAGCGCGGATCCGCGGCTGGTGCCGGAGGCGTTCGCGCTGGAGGAGGTGAGCTTCGAGGAGGCGATGGAGCTGGCCTACTTCGGCGCGAAGGTGCTGCATCCGAAGTCGATTGCCCCCGCGCGCGAGCGGGGCATCCCGGTGCGGGTGTGCAACAGCTTCCGGCCGGAGCATCCGGGCACGCGGGTGACGGCCACGGCGGCGGCGTCCCGGCACCCGGTGCGGGGGTTGTCATTCCTGCCGGACATCGCGCTCATCAACATCGCGGGCGCGGGATTGAAGGGCGTGCCGGGCACGGCGGCGCGCGTCTTCGAGGCGATGGCGCGGGCCTCCATCTCCGTGGTGCTGATCACGCAGGGCTCCAGCGAGGCCTCCATCAGCTTCTGCGTGGGAGAGGCGGACGCCACGCGGGCGGTGCAGGCATTGGAAGAGGCGTTCGAGGTGGAGCGCGAGGCGGCGAAGGTGGACCCCATCGAGCACCAGCCGGGGCTCGCGGTGTTGAGCATCGTGGGTGATGGGATGCGGCACCGGGTGGGCGTGGCGGGGACGTTCTTCAGCGCGCTGGCGGACGTGGATTGCAGCATCGCGGCCATCGCGCAGGGGTCGAGCGAGCGGAGCATCTCCGCGGTGATTTCACGCGAGGACGGGCCGCGCGCGATGGCGCACGTGCACCGCAAGGCCTTTGGCACCACGGAGGTGGTGGAGTTGCTGGTGGCGGGCGTGGGCACGGTGGGCGGGGAGCTCTTGCGGCAGATCCACCAGCAGGCGCCGAAGCTGCGGGCGCACGGGTTGGATTTGCGCGTGTGTGCCATTGCCAATAGCAGACACAGCCTGGTGGCGCCGGAGGGCGTGGCGCTGGACGGATGGAAGGCGAAGCTGGAGGCGAGCGAGTCCGGCTTCACGCTGGACACGTTCCGGGCGTGGGCGAAGGCGCGGCGGCCGGGCCGCCCCATCTTCGTGGACTGCACGAGCAGCGAGGACGTGGCGTTGGGCTATCCCGCGTTGATGTCAGCCGGGCTGCACGTGGTGACGGCGAACAAGAAGGCCAACGCGGGCCGGCAGGAGCACTGGAGGACGCTGCGGGAGACGGCGGCGCGGCACCAGCGCAGGTTCCTCTACGAGACGAACGTGGGGGCGGGGCTGCCGGTCATCGACACGTTGAAGAACCTGCTGCGCACGGGCGACACGGTGCACCGGGTGGAGGGCATCCTGTCGGGTTCGCTGTCGTTCATCCTGGGGCTGACGGAGGCCGGTGTGCCGCTGTCGAAGGCGGTGGGGACGGCGATGGAGAAGGGCTTCACGGAGCCGGATCCACGCGACGACCTGGAGGGCACGGACGTGGCGCGCAAGGTGCTCATCCTCGCGCGTGAACTGGGGCGTTCGTTGGAGTTGGAGGAGGTGGCACTGGCATCGCTGCTGCCGGAGGAG
This genomic interval carries:
- a CDS encoding pitrilysin family protein, which translates into the protein MHRRILTALLTLSVAGCATTRPAETKPAEPAPAAQPQTQTPAPDAEAFRDQPPKPGNPPDLVLPTFEQAKLDNGLTVIVSTRKELPLVFVGIAFAAGVSQEPPAKLGIADLSYRMLLEGAGKRDTVALDNAFADLGVSPAMSVDPDGAFVGARVLTTNVDAAMSLLSDVVLRPTFDPKAFERRKKQQLGELVRRMGDPNFLAQQAYYEAVFGADHPYGHTSGGTPKTVESLTLADAKNFYTKNTGPRAAALIMTGDVTLQQAVAWGKKYFGGWKGGAVAPKPPPAPAAPPRQQVRVVPKPGLEQTVVLVGRPGLASGHPDEYPLELATTVFGGFFGSRLNMNIREDKGYSYGANAHLGTRLGVGPLTAYAAVRRDVTGPALSEFIKELAGIKSNPITEKELAAAREGLIRAFPGAFETVEGLGGSAAQLYFHRRPMDEFKRTVEGLQNASAAEVQRVAEFYLDPANMQVVLVGDPLVIQEQVTPLNLGKLTLVEPPASEPASR
- the thrA gene encoding bifunctional aspartate kinase/homoserine dehydrogenase I, producing the protein MRVMKFGGTSVGDAERMRGVVALVEEARKTERVMVVASAVSGITNLLVEAAKVAQEGESVQEACARFDDTHSAIAKVLSADLKPAQTRPLAEGLVALGVELRGLLQGVGLLRECSPSVLAHLSGLGERASCLLLAALLEARGLAPVSVDPRRVLVCSGDPLQATPRVEEIRARFAALREDGPGLMLMPGFFGGDARGKTMSLGRGGSDYSAALVAAALDARLLEIWTDVDGIFSADPRLVPEAFALEEVSFEEAMELAYFGAKVLHPKSIAPARERGIPVRVCNSFRPEHPGTRVTATAAASRHPVRGLSFLPDIALINIAGAGLKGVPGTAARVFEAMARASISVVLITQGSSEASISFCVGEADATRAVQALEEAFEVEREAAKVDPIEHQPGLAVLSIVGDGMRHRVGVAGTFFSALADVDCSIAAIAQGSSERSISAVISREDGPRAMAHVHRKAFGTTEVVELLVAGVGTVGGELLRQIHQQAPKLRAHGLDLRVCAIANSRHSLVAPEGVALDGWKAKLEASESGFTLDTFRAWAKARRPGRPIFVDCTSSEDVALGYPALMSAGLHVVTANKKANAGRQEHWRTLRETAARHQRRFLYETNVGAGLPVIDTLKNLLRTGDTVHRVEGILSGSLSFILGLTEAGVPLSKAVGTAMEKGFTEPDPRDDLEGTDVARKVLILARELGRSLELEEVALASLLPEEFDAKGPLPEFLERLPQADEIFQKRVDGYRKEGKVLRYVGSVGPEGVRVGLVPVPLEHPLAAVKGGENALSFLSERYSPTPLVIRGYGAGAAVTAAGVLADVLRLVEGPLP